From a single Amyelois transitella isolate CPQ chromosome 18, ilAmyTran1.1, whole genome shotgun sequence genomic region:
- the LOC106137885 gene encoding uncharacterized protein LOC106137885 — MKYKNKMAHRWREEETVAFVNMYKQSRCLWDINDKHYKNRHARLSALKLMIQELEIPGLTVYDVKTKIKNLRSTYHQVVKKVQNCQKDGHVYIPRLVWFDTFSEIVNSEKTKNVKEESSNVSSDNVNESSTDEYFDSPHTQSPEPDNDNYESKAEIHFEEVSSYSPPKKKQATVSKDKINTLLEKIKRLEQGMSSQTTGINDLDEFQLFAMSIAEQLKQLPLVSALRLQVEIQNLVSNERINATSQSCSKD; from the exons atgaaatataaaaacaaaatggcacACAGATGGAGGGAGGAGGAAACAGTCgcttttgtaaatatgtacaaGCAATCCAGATGCTTATGGGATATCAAcgataaacattataaaaaccGTCACGCGAGGCTGTCGGCACTTAAACTAATGATACAGGAGCTTGAAATCCCTGGATTAACAGTGTATGATGTtaaaacaaagataaaaaactTGCGGTCGACATACCATCAAGTTGTGAAGAAGGTACAAAATTGTCAGAAAGATGGTCATGTTTATATCCCTCGTTTGGTTTGGTTCGATACTTTTAGCGAAATCGTAAACAGTGAAAAGACGAAGAACGTAAAAGAGGAGTCTTCAAATGTG aGTTCGGATAACGTCAATGAATCATCTACCGATGAGTACTTTGACAGTCCACACACACAAAGTCCAGAACCAGACAATGACAATTACGAAAGCAAAGCAGAAATCCACTTTGAAGAAGTCAGCAGCTACAGTCCACCTAAGAAAAAGCAAGCTACCGTGTCTAAGGACAAAATAAACACGTTATTAGAAAAGATCAAGAGATTAGAACAAGGCATGTCTTCTCAGACCACTGGCATAAACGATTTGGATGAATTCCAGCTGTTTGCAATGAGCATAGCGGAGCAATTGAAGCAGCTACCGTTAGTATCGGCATTACGTTTACAAGTGGAAATACAGAATCTTGTATCGAATGAGAGGATCAATGCTACAAGTCAAAGTTGCTCTAAAGATTGA